The Pantoea nemavictus genome includes a region encoding these proteins:
- a CDS encoding sugar ABC transporter substrate-binding protein: MKKHRLAGLLLASVSLLSAMAHAEDHPIPSLAGKRIGITVAGTDHYWDLKAYQGQIDEVKRLGGTPIALDGGRKESQQIAQIQTLIAQKPDAIIETLGTASVLEPWLKKIREAGIPLFTVDTASPSSINVTTSDNFYIGEQLALKLVNDLRGEGNILVFNGFYGVPVVAMRYDQLKAVLKWYPKIKIIQPELRDVIPNTVQDAYAQISQLLNKYPKGSVQAIWAAWDVPQIGATQAVDAAGRNEIKTYAVDGSPDVVSLVKDAKSSAAAVVAQQPYVIGQTAVQNVAKYLAGDRSLPPATYVPAILVTKDNAGEAQKTLGQTDGK, encoded by the coding sequence ATGAAAAAGCATCGTCTGGCAGGTCTATTGCTGGCTTCTGTATCACTATTATCCGCAATGGCGCACGCCGAAGATCATCCGATTCCGTCTTTGGCGGGTAAACGCATTGGTATTACCGTTGCCGGCACCGATCACTATTGGGATCTCAAGGCTTATCAGGGACAAATCGACGAGGTGAAACGCCTTGGCGGGACGCCGATTGCGCTAGACGGCGGCCGTAAAGAGTCGCAGCAAATTGCCCAAATTCAGACACTTATCGCACAGAAACCCGATGCGATCATTGAAACACTCGGCACCGCGTCGGTGCTGGAGCCGTGGCTGAAAAAAATCCGCGAGGCGGGCATCCCGTTATTTACTGTCGACACCGCTAGCCCATCCAGTATTAACGTCACAACGTCAGATAACTTTTATATTGGCGAGCAGCTCGCGTTAAAGCTAGTCAATGATTTACGTGGCGAAGGCAATATTCTGGTATTTAACGGTTTCTATGGCGTGCCCGTGGTTGCAATGCGCTATGACCAGTTAAAAGCCGTGCTGAAATGGTATCCAAAAATTAAAATAATTCAGCCAGAACTGCGCGATGTTATCCCGAATACCGTGCAAGACGCGTATGCGCAAATCAGTCAGTTACTGAATAAATATCCGAAAGGATCGGTTCAGGCGATTTGGGCCGCGTGGGATGTGCCACAAATTGGCGCTACCCAGGCGGTGGATGCCGCGGGGCGCAACGAGATCAAAACCTATGCAGTCGACGGCAGCCCGGATGTGGTGTCGCTGGTTAAAGATGCCAAATCCAGCGCGGCGGCAGTGGTGGCGCAGCAGCCGTATGTGATTGGGCAAACGGCGGTGCAGAACGTGGCGAAATATCTCGCGGGCGATCGTTCATTGCCGCCAGCGACCTATGTTCCGGCGATTCTGGTAACCAAAGATAATGCCGGCGAGGCGCAGAAAACCCTGGGCCAGACGGATGGTAAATAA
- a CDS encoding ABC transporter ATP-binding protein yields MKPMLSVENLQIQFGAHPAVNDISFTLAQGEMLALVGESGSGKSATALAIMGLLAPQARTAGRIIFAGDDVLSLPPRQLRALRGNQISMIFQEPMTSLNPVYSIGAQIAESMMAHQKLSRKQARARAIELLELVNIPDPARRVDDFPHQLSGGQRQRVMIAMAVACEPKLLIADEPTTALDVTVQANIMALIDRLRKTLSLSVLMISHDLGLVSQWADNVAVMHNGSIVEHNQTPALFAQPQHDYTKGLLAASLLGEQDVHYRQRMLTEIRHDAEGRFNLHQPATLNFAAPDGRETAAPLLALRHLQVSYGHGNRRVPAIRDISFDLQQGETLGLVGESGCGKSTLSRTILRLLTPDSGEIRLQGKDIAQLPESALRDLRRSVQMIFQDPYASLNPRHTIFTILDSVLRLHDPAPAAQRLTRIHQMLDRVGLPRQALARYAHEFSGGQRQRIGIARALIVKPKLVICDEAVSALDVSVQAQILNLLLEMKQEFGLSYLFISHNLAVVRYMADRVLVMNQGDIVEAGEVEQIWHRPVHPYTRQLLAAVTHASTQQEHSARTQPLKFDAALTL; encoded by the coding sequence ATGAAACCGATGCTTTCCGTAGAGAATTTGCAGATTCAGTTTGGCGCGCATCCGGCAGTCAACGACATCAGCTTTACGCTGGCGCAGGGCGAAATGCTGGCGCTGGTCGGTGAGTCGGGCAGCGGTAAGTCTGCGACGGCGCTGGCAATTATGGGATTACTGGCGCCGCAGGCGCGCACCGCCGGACGGATTATTTTTGCTGGCGACGATGTGCTCAGCCTGCCGCCGCGTCAGCTGCGCGCGCTGCGTGGCAACCAGATCTCAATGATTTTTCAGGAGCCGATGACTTCGCTCAATCCGGTGTATAGCATCGGGGCGCAGATTGCGGAGTCGATGATGGCTCATCAAAAGCTGTCGCGAAAGCAGGCGCGGGCGAGGGCGATCGAGCTGCTGGAGCTGGTCAATATTCCCGACCCGGCGCGCCGGGTGGATGATTTCCCGCATCAGCTCTCCGGTGGCCAGCGACAGCGCGTGATGATCGCCATGGCGGTGGCGTGTGAGCCGAAGCTGCTGATTGCCGATGAACCGACCACTGCGCTGGATGTCACGGTGCAGGCCAACATCATGGCGCTGATCGATCGCCTGCGCAAAACCTTGTCGCTGAGCGTGTTGATGATCTCCCACGATCTGGGTCTGGTCAGCCAGTGGGCCGATAACGTCGCGGTAATGCACAACGGCAGCATTGTCGAACATAACCAGACGCCAGCCCTGTTTGCGCAGCCGCAGCATGACTACACCAAAGGCTTACTGGCGGCATCGCTGCTGGGTGAACAAGACGTGCATTATCGCCAGCGTATGCTGACCGAGATTCGTCATGATGCCGAAGGCCGTTTCAACCTGCACCAGCCCGCGACGCTGAACTTTGCTGCGCCTGATGGGCGTGAAACCGCCGCGCCGCTGCTGGCGCTGCGTCATCTGCAGGTCAGTTACGGTCACGGCAACCGGCGCGTGCCTGCTATTCGCGACATCAGCTTTGATTTACAGCAGGGAGAAACGTTGGGATTGGTGGGGGAATCGGGCTGCGGCAAATCGACGCTGTCGCGCACTATATTGCGCCTGCTAACCCCCGACAGCGGTGAGATTCGCCTTCAGGGCAAGGATATCGCACAGCTGCCGGAATCCGCTCTGCGCGATTTACGCCGCAGCGTGCAGATGATCTTTCAGGATCCTTACGCCTCACTCAATCCGCGGCACACCATTTTCACCATTCTTGATTCGGTGTTGCGGCTGCACGATCCGGCACCAGCGGCGCAGCGCCTGACGCGTATTCATCAGATGCTGGACCGTGTCGGCTTACCACGACAGGCGCTAGCGCGTTATGCCCATGAATTTTCTGGCGGCCAGCGCCAGCGAATTGGCATCGCTCGGGCGCTTATTGTTAAGCCAAAGTTGGTCATTTGCGATGAAGCGGTATCGGCGCTGGATGTGTCGGTGCAGGCACAAATCCTCAATCTGCTGCTGGAGATGAAGCAGGAGTTTGGTTTGAGCTATCTGTTTATTTCGCACAATCTGGCCGTGGTGCGTTACATGGCGGATCGCGTGCTGGTAATGAATCAGGGCGATATTGTCGAAGCCGGGGAGGTAGAGCAAATCTGGCATCGTCCGGTGCATCCCTATACGCGGCAATTGCTTGCCGCTGTCACGCACGCCAGTACGCAGCAGGAGCATTCAGCCCGCACTCAGCCGCTTAAATTCGATGCCGCGTTAACCCTTTAG